One Manihot esculenta cultivar AM560-2 chromosome 18, M.esculenta_v8, whole genome shotgun sequence genomic window carries:
- the LOC110606985 gene encoding GDSL esterase/lipase At1g33811, giving the protein MIRNMGELIWSGVLVLVWLTPRVFTQLQESQVPCFFIFGDSLVDNGNNNRLLTLARANYRPYGIDFPLGATGRFTNGRTYVDALAQLLGFRNYIPPYERTRGRAILRGVNYASGAAGIRDETGNNLGDHTSMNQQVKNFGNTVEEMRRFFRGDANALNSYLSRCILYSGMGSNDYLNNYFMPDFYSTSSDYTTKAFAAVLLQDYSRQLMQLYELGARKVIVTGVGQIGCIPYQLARYNGNSSRCNEKINQAISLFNSGLLKLTQSFNNGQLPGAKFVYLDSYKSTNDFYLNASSYGFEVVDKGCCGVGRNNGQITCLPLQQPCEDRRKYLFWDAFHPTELANILLAKSTFTSNSYIYPINIQQLAMS; this is encoded by the exons ATGATCAGAAACATGGGAGAATTGATCTGGTCTGGTGTTCTTGTTCTGGTGTGGTTAACCCCTAGGGTTTTCACACAGCTGCAGGAATCACAAGTGCCTTGTTTCTTCATATTTGGTGACTCTTTGGTAGACAATGGTAATAATAACAGGCTACTTACACTTGCTAGGGCTAATTACAGACCTTATGGTATCGACTTTCCGCTAGGTGCCACCGGCCGATTTACCAATGGGAGAACTTATGTTGATGCTCTAG CTCAACTTCTAGGGTTTCGAAACTATATTCCACCCTATGAAAGAACTCGAGGCCGTGCAATTTTAAGGGGAGTGAATTATGCATCTGGAGCAGCTGGTATTAGAGATGAAACAGGAAACAATCTG GGAGATCACACATCAATGAACCAGCAGGTAAAAAATTTTGGCAATACAGTGGAAGAAATGAGGAGATTTTTCAGAGGGGATGCAAATGCATTGAATAGCTATTTGAGCAGATGCATTTTGTATTCTGGAATGGGAAGCAATGACTATCTTAACAACTATTTTATGCCTGATTTCTACTCTACTAGCTCTGATTACACTACCAAAGCTTTTGCTGCTGTGCTTCTTCAGGATTATTCTCGCCAATTAATG CAACTGTATGAATTGGGAGCTCGGAAAGTGATAGTAACAGGAGTAGGCCAAATTGGGTGCATACCATATCAACTGGCGAGGTACAATGGAAACTCAAGCCGCTGCAATGAGAAGATAAATCAGGCCATTTCTCTTTTCAACTCAGGACTCTTGAAGCTCACTCAATCTTTCAATAATGGCCAACTTCCTGGTGCCAAATTTGTTTATCTTGATTCTTATAAAAGCACCAATGATTTTTATCTCAATGCCTCCTCTTATG GATTTGAAGTGGTAGACAAAGGATGCTGTGGAGTGGGAAGGAACAATGGGCAGATAACATGTCTTCCTCTACAACAACCTTGTGAAGATCGAAGAAAATACTTATTTTGGGATGCCTTTCATCCAACTGAATTGGCTAATATTTTACTTGCTAAATCTACTTTTACTTCTAACTCTTACATTTATCCCATTAACATCCAGCAACTCGCTATGTCATGA
- the LOC110605885 gene encoding uncharacterized protein LOC110605885 isoform X1: protein MEVKLSQKTRLSLPLPNPTSTNFLSFPHGCCLKSGINIKLSTKKHFKGLSESRRFHVVEISKPKVLCSNKHYLIHVVKRGETFNSISRLYGVSIPSLAAANENVLDADLLLKGQLLYIPAFATTDTQMYQIKKRRFPSFSHQGRLKGSLNILGGVLNQKSFVMLTTHALPHAKSTGYFLVLVPLIAFCIRCIVGAFHTGVFRDTRQQTLDKSRSHDGPRGMRWKYALSDIEDPKLDPGSSIESNNTSEDQEQNLYEDMSRAYSKLEHDYEKFLSECGMSKWGYRRGGFRR from the exons ATGGAAGTGAAGCTGAGCCAGAAAACAcgtctctctctccctcttccCAATCCAACATCAACAAATTTTCTATCTTTCCCTCATGG TTGCTGTTTGAAATCGGGGATCAACATCAAGTTATCTACGAAGAAGCATTTTAAAGGTCTTTCAGAG AGCCGTAGATTTCATGTTGTGGAGATTTCAAAGCCAAAGGTTCTATGCTCCAACAAGCACTACTTGATTCATGTGGTCAAAAG GGGTGAAAcatttaattcaatttcaaggCTGTATGGGGTGTCTATTCCTTCACTTGCAGCTGCTAATGAAAATGTATTGGATGCTGACCTTCTTCTTAAAGGCCAGCTCCTTTACATTCCTGCTTTTGCCACCACAGACACTCAAATG TATCAGATCAAGAAACGTAGATTTCCTAGCTTTAGCCATCAAGGAAGACTCAAAGGTTCTCTGAACATCTTGGGTGGGGTTTTGAACCAAAAGTCCTTTGTCATGCTAACTACCCATGCTTTGCCACAT GCTAAATCCACTGGTTATTTTCTAGTTCTGGTTCCTCTTATTGCATTTTGCATCAGATGCATAGTTGGTGCCTTCCACACTGGAGTTTTTAGAGATACGAGACAACAAACTTTGGATAAATCAAGGAGTCATGATGGGCCCAGGGGTATGCGATGGAAATATGCCCTGAGTGATATTGAGGATCCTAAACTTGACCCTGGATCAAGTATAGAATCCAAT AATACTTCTGAGGATCAAGAGCAAAATTTATATGAAGATATGTCTCGTGCTTACAGCAAACTTGAACATGATTATGAAAAGTTTCTATCAGAATGTGGAATGAGCAAATGGGGATACCGTCGAGGAGGCTTTCGTCGATGA
- the LOC110605885 gene encoding uncharacterized protein LOC110605885 isoform X2, whose translation MEVKLSQKTRLSLPLPNPTSTNFLSFPHGCCLKSGINIKLSTKKHFKGLSESRRFHVVEISKPKVLCSNKHYLIHVVKRGETFNSISRLYGVSIPSLAAANENVLDADLLLKGQLLYIPAFATTDTQMYQIKKRRFPSFSHQGRLKGSLNILGGVLNQKSFVMLTTHALPHNTSEDQEQNLYEDMSRAYSKLEHDYEKFLSECGMSKWGYRRGGFRR comes from the exons ATGGAAGTGAAGCTGAGCCAGAAAACAcgtctctctctccctcttccCAATCCAACATCAACAAATTTTCTATCTTTCCCTCATGG TTGCTGTTTGAAATCGGGGATCAACATCAAGTTATCTACGAAGAAGCATTTTAAAGGTCTTTCAGAG AGCCGTAGATTTCATGTTGTGGAGATTTCAAAGCCAAAGGTTCTATGCTCCAACAAGCACTACTTGATTCATGTGGTCAAAAG GGGTGAAAcatttaattcaatttcaaggCTGTATGGGGTGTCTATTCCTTCACTTGCAGCTGCTAATGAAAATGTATTGGATGCTGACCTTCTTCTTAAAGGCCAGCTCCTTTACATTCCTGCTTTTGCCACCACAGACACTCAAATG TATCAGATCAAGAAACGTAGATTTCCTAGCTTTAGCCATCAAGGAAGACTCAAAGGTTCTCTGAACATCTTGGGTGGGGTTTTGAACCAAAAGTCCTTTGTCATGCTAACTACCCATGCTTTGCCACAT AATACTTCTGAGGATCAAGAGCAAAATTTATATGAAGATATGTCTCGTGCTTACAGCAAACTTGAACATGATTATGAAAAGTTTCTATCAGAATGTGGAATGAGCAAATGGGGATACCGTCGAGGAGGCTTTCGTCGATGA
- the LOC110606360 gene encoding GDSL esterase/lipase At1g71691, protein MAISTRVCCLVVFGMVLGVGLGQNVDPVGPDEGGRREMVPAMFIFGDSLIDNGNNNDLPSFAKANYFPYGIDFNGGPTGRFSNGYTMVDEIAELLGLPLIPPYSEASGDDVRHGLNYASAAAGILDITGRNFVSRIPFNQQIKNFQNTLDQITDNLGAIDVAKAIGNSIFFVGMGSNDYLNNYLMPNYPTKNQYNAQQYADLLVQQYTQQLQTLYNLGARKFILAGLGIMGCIPSILAQNPEGLCSEEVNQLVLPFNENVKTMMNNFNANLPGARLIYIDVARMFRDILTNSAAYGFSVVNRGCCGIGRNRGQVTCLPFQTPCPNREQYIFWDAFHPTEAVNILMGRKAFNGDTSIVYPINIEQLANLELESN, encoded by the exons ATGGCTATCTCGACGAGGGTATGTTGTTTGGTGGTGTTTGGTATGGTTTTAGGGGTTGGTTTAGGGCAAAATGTAGACCCAGTTGGGCCAGATGAGGGAGGGAGAAGAGAAATGGTGCCTGCTATGTTCATATTTGGAGATTCTCTTATTGATAATGGGAATAACAATGATCTTCCTTCTTTTGCTAAGGCTAACTATTTTCCTTATGGTATTGACTTCAATGGAGGTCCTACTGGTCGTTTCTCCAATGGCTACACCATGGTTGACGAAATAG CTGAGCTACTAGGACTTCCACTGATTCCTCCATACTCTGAGGCGTCTGGAGATGATGTACGTCATGGATTAAACTATGCCTCTGCTGCTGCCGGAATCCTCGACATCACCGGCAGAAACTTT GTGAGTCGCATTCCATTTAATCAACAGATAAAGAACTTCCAGAATACACTAGATCAGATCACAGATAATCTTGGGGCAATTGATGTGGCTAAAGCAATTGGAAATAGCATATTCTTTGTGGGAATGGGAAGTAATGACTACCTGAATAACTATCTCATGCCCAACTACCCCACCAAAAATCAGTACAATGCACAACAGTATGCAGATCTCTTAGTTCAACAATACACTCAGCAACTCCAG ACTCTTTACAATCTCGGAGCAAGGAAGTTTATACTTGCAGGGTTAGGGATAATGGGATGCATCCCGAGCATTTTAGCACAGAACCCTGAAGGACTCTGCTCTGAAGAGGTCAATCAACTTGTTCTACCCTTCAATGAAAATGTGAAGACTATGATGAACAACTTCAATGCCAATCTCCCAGGTGCAAGACTTATTTACATTGACGTTGCCCGAATGTTTCGAGATATCCTCACCAACTCTGCAGCTTATG GATTTAGTGTAGTAAACCGTGGATGCTGTGGCATAGGGAGAAACAGAGGACAGGTAACGTGTCTTCCATTTCAGACACCTTGTCCGAACAGGGAACAGTATATCTTCTGGGATGCATTTCACCCAACAGAAGCTGTGAACATCTTAATGGGAAGAAAGGCTTTCAATGGGGACACCAGCATTGTGTATCCTATTAACATAGAGCAGCTTGCCAATCTTGAACTCGAGTCCAACTGA